TATTTTCGTAAATATTCTTTTTAGGTAATAACTTATAATCTTGGAATATAACTCCAATCTTTCTTCTCAATTTATGAATATTTCCTGGTCCTAACTTTGAAATATCCTTTCCATCAAGAAGAATAGTACCACTATTCGGCTTTTCTTTTCCAATAATTAATTGAAAAAGGGTCGTCTTTCCGGAACCAGATTTACCAGTAATGAAAACAAACTCTCCTTTATCTACTTTAAAAGATATTTCATTAAAAACTACTGCTTCTTTTTTAGCAAAATGGGCCGGATATTTTTTGGTAACGTTGTTAAAAGATATCATTTTAATTTTTTATTTAATAATTTGTTTCTTTTTTTGCTGATGCGACCATCTAATTCCAGCCTCAATGAATTCATCTAAATTTCCTTCAAGAACTGATTCGGGATCTGATGTTTCAACTCCAGTTCTTAAATCTTTTACCATCTTATACGGATGAAGGACATACGATCTTATTTGACTACCCCATCCGAAATCAATTTTTTCTCCTTTTATTTTTTGAATTTCTTTTTCTCGCTTTTCTTCGTCATGACGAATCAATCTAGACATTAATATTTTCATTGCTTTTTCCTTGTTTACACTCTGCATTCTCTCGTTCTGTGAAGTAGCTACTATTCCGGTTGGGATATGGGTTATTCTGATGGCTGTCTCTCTTTTATTTACATTTTGACCTCCCGGACTAGATGCTTTAAATGTATCCACCTTTATCTCATCTGGATTAATATCAATACGGTCATCCTTTTCATCAATCTCAGGTAAAACATCAACCATCGCAAAAGAAGTATGTCTAAGACTCTTGGATGAAAATGGTGACAGTCTTACTAATCGATGAACTCCCCTTTCTGGTCTTAAAATGCCAAATACATATTTACCCCTAACCTCTAAAATTACTTCTTTAGTTCCAATTCTACCATCTGGACCTCCTGCTTCTCCAAAGGACTGATTAATTATTCGAACCTTAAATCCTTGCGATTCTGAATATCTTTCATACATCCTCAAAAGTATAGTAGCCCAGTCTTGTGAATCTTGTCCTCCTGCTCCAGCAAAAATATGTATTAAAGCATTACGCTTGTCATATTTTTGAGAGAGAAGAACCTTAATCTCTTCTTTTCCTATTCTTTTTTTAAAGTCTTTTGCCTTATTTATAAGGTCCAATAACATTTGATGATCCATTTCAAGATTCGAAAGATCCTCAAGGTCATTAAGCTCTTCATAGAGAGATTCAATTCTCTCCACCTCTTCTTTAAGAGAACTAAACTCTATGTTTAGCTCAGCAACTTTTTCTTTATTATCCCAAAATTCAGGATCAGAAAATTCATAATCTATCTGCTTAATTCTCTTTTTTTTATCTTCAATGTCAAAGATACTCCCCTAGGAAGAGGAGTTTTTCTTTAGTTTCTTCTATTAATTCTCTTAATTCTTTGATCATACTAAGGGGTATTATAATTAAAAAGTGCTAATAAAACAAGCCCTCTACCGGGATTGAACCGGTGTCTATGGTTTACGAAACCATTGCTCTACCACTAAGCTAAGAGGGCAAAAAACTAACGAATTTTCCAAGTTAGAGGATTCCACCAAATGAATTCTGAAATAACTTCCTTTTCTTTTTCTTCTACTTCCTCGGGAAAAGAAAAAACTACCACCTCCTCGCCCTCCTTTTTAAGAAGCAACTGCTCACGAGCCATTTTTTCTATTAAATAGTCTTCTTCTGTTAGATTAATGCCCTCTAAATAATCGGCTCTTAATCTTAACTCATTCATTTCCTGCTCTTTTATTTCAATCTGAGCCTTGAGTTCAGACCTTCTTTGGTGTATCCTAATATTTGAAACCAATAGTAAAAAAATTAAAAATATTACAGCAAAAGAGAATAAAAAAGAAATTGCTCTCATCTCTAAAGACTTCTTTTCTTTTTTTCTTTTTAAACCTCTTATCATATTATGAAAAACAAAAAAATAAAATTTCTTTGGATCGCCCTCATTTGTTTTGTTATTTTCGGCATGATGTTTAGTATACTTGCCCCAGCTTTTTAATTATATCCTAATCCTTAAAAACTTTTAAGTAACTCTCCGTAGGGATGTTGATTCTGTCGCTTCTTTCTTGGAGTTTCTTCTTTCCTTTCTTCTGACGTTCCAGAAGTTTTCTCTTTCTAGTAACGTCTCCTCCATAAAGAGGAGCGGTTACATCTCTTCGTTTTGCTTTAACTGTCTCGCGAGCAATTATCTTACCATAAATTCTAGCTTGGATTGCTAAAGAGAATTGTTGAGACGGAAGAACTTCTTTTAATTTTTCAACAAGTTTTCTACCCTCGGTAAAAGCTTCGTCTTTGGCAATTATTTTTGAAAAAGCCTCCTCAACATTAAAACCAACTAGGACTTCCAGTTTCACTAAATCCCCCTTTCTAAATCCAATTATATTATAATTGAATGAAGCATATCCTTGAGTAATACTCTTAACCTTGTCATGAAAACCAGTAATTATCTTTCTTAAAGGAGTTTCATAAACTATCATTATTTTGTCTCCTTTAAAATATTTAGTATCAATATACTTACCCCCAAAGACATTTAAAAGCTCCATTATTCCGCCCATATAGCTAGCTGGAGTCATAATTTCTAGCAACACCCAAGGCTCTTGGGTTTCTTTTATACCTGATGGGTCTGGCCAATCTGACGCAGACATTATGAGTTTCTCTTTATCCTTATTGTCTATTATCTTATAAACAACTGAGGGTGAAGAAATGACCAATTCTAAGTCAAACTCTCGACGTAATCTCTCGGATATAATTTCAACATGCAAAGACCCTAAGAATCCGCAACGAAAACCTCTGCCCAGAACTTCTTTAAATTCAGGCTCAAAGGTTAATGCGGGATCAGTTAATTTTAATTTTTCAAGAGCCTCTCTTAAGAGGCCGAAATCATCGTTACTCTCTGGATAAAAACTTACAAAGACTACTGGATTTAATTCCTTGTATCCTGGAAGAGGACTAATGCCTCTATTTTCCAGTTGAGTAATAGTGTCTCCAACTCGAACCATTCCAGGTTCTTTAATGCCTGTCGCTATGTATCCCATCTCCCCTGACTTTATTTCTGGTTTAGAGGTAAGGGCTGGGAGAAAATATCCAATCTCTTTGGCATCACCCTTGGCATTTGTAGCAATTAGATATACTCTATCGCCTCTTTTCATAACCCCCTCAACAACTCGACAATAAGATAACACGCCCTTAAAGGAATCATATTTAGAATCAAATATTAATGCTCTTAATGGTTTTTGATCATCAGCCTCAGGAGCTGGTATTTTTGTAATAATTTCTTCAAGGACTTTGTCTACATTTATATTATTTTTAGCTGATATTCTTAAAACTTGATCGGGGTGAACATCTATAATTTCTGAAATATCTTCAGCAACATCATCGGTTCTAGCCCCCGGAAGATCAATCTTATTTATAACTGGAATAATCACTAGCTTTTGCTTCTGGGCTAATTCTAAATTAGCTAAAGTTTGAGCCTGTATGCCTTTGGTAGCATCCACCAATAGTACAACACCCTCAACTGCAGCCAAAGACCGAGAAACTTCATAGGAAAAATCAACGTGACCAGGAGTATCAATCATATTAATTATATACTCTTGCCCATTAGATTTGTAATTCATTCTTACAGGCTGAAGTTTGATAGTGATCCCCCTTTCTCTTTCCAGTTCCATATTGTCCAAAAACTGCTCCTGCATTTTATCTCGAGTGACGGTTCCAGTTAACTCAAGAATCCTATCAGCCAAAGTTGATTTACCATGGTCGATATGAGCTATTATTGAAAAATTTCTAATATTTCCTTTTATCATTTTTTATTTTTAATTGTTTTTTAACTGAAAGAATGATTCCCTTTAATTCTCGTGACTTTAGTGAGTGTAAAACGGTTAAATATACTATAACTCCCATACTAAAGGAAAAAGTGGCTTGAAACAATACCGCCCAAAAAGTCGTTAGTTCAACGAAAACTACCGCTAACTTTAATGTGAAATAAGAAGCCACTATCATCACCAAAGAAGCAAATAAAGTTTTTTTAAAAGAATTCCAAATGCCCATAAAAGGAAGGTCCGGCATTCTTTTTTTCAAAAAATACAAAAGCAAAAAAAATTGGAATGTAGTGGCAAGTGAAACAGCAAAAGCTAGTCCGACTACTTGAATATCAGGTATTCCTTCTAATTTGAAAATAGTGTAGATAAATGGATGCAAAAATCCTCCCTCTCTAAAAAGAAAAGTAAACACAAAGGCGGAAATAATATTCAAGACAACTGAAGCAACACTTGCTATTGCAGGAGTTCTGGTGTCCTGAAGTGAAAAGAAAACTCTTACAATTAAAGGTATAAAACTGCTAAACAATATTGCCAAGGAGAAAACTCCTAAGGCTGCGGCGGTAAGTCGAGTTTCAGCCCAATCAAAGTCTCCGCCTCCAAGCGCCAATCTTACAATTTGTGCTCTTAGAATAAGAGTCATTAAGCTAACTGGAAGCATTATAAAAATAATCCTTCGGAAAGCGGCCGAAAAATTATTGAAAAAACTTCTTTTTTCGCCGTTGGCTAAATGCTTAGAAAAACTTGGAAAAGCGGCCACTGCAAAAGAAACTCCAATTATTGCCACCGGAAATAAATAAAGATTATTAGCAAAATTAAAAATGGCCACACTGCCTACAGCTAGAAAAGATGCGATAAATGTAATAGCAATCAAGCTTATTTGCGAAGAGGCTTGCCCAACCATCCTAGGAATCATAAGCCTACCCATTCTCCTAATTCCCGGATCTTTTAAATTAAAAATGAATTTAAATTTATAACCACACTTTATCGCAGGGGGTATCTGTATTAAAAGATGTAAAAATGCTCCCAAGACTACGCCGTATGCAACACCATATATCGGAGTTTCAAAAAATCTAGAAAGGACCACAATACCAAAAATGATTCCGGAATTATAAAAGATTGGAGCTAACGCATAAATCAAAAAACGATCAAAGTATTGTAAAACTCCTGAAAAAACGGCCGAAATTGAAAAAATCAAAGGACTAATAAACATTATCCTAGTCAGAGAAACTGCTAATTCTTTTTGAGGACCGGTAAATCCTGGAACAATGATATCAACAAAGAATGGTGCAAATAGCCATACTATAGCACATAAAAAGCTGAAAATCGTAATAGCTACACTTATAATATTATTGGTTAACTCCCAGGCATCTTCTTTCCTTTTTTGAAAATATTGAGAAAATAAAGGTAAAAAAGAGACAATTATGCCTCCGGTTATCAAAGTTGCTGAAATAAGATCGGGAAAACGAAAAGCGACGAAATAACTATCTAAGTCATGAAGCTCAAATTGACTAGCTAAAAGACGTAGCTTCAAAATTCCCAATAGCCCACTAATAAAAGTAGATAGGCCAAGAAGAAATGCTGCAAAAGTTATAGTTTTTGCCCTTGAATTTAATATTCTCTCAATCATTTGAAAGCAGCTTTTTTAGTATTAAAAAAGCCCAAAAGGGTGGTAAGCCGAATTCTGTTCCCTTAAATAATGTTACCATTAAAAGGGCGACGATCATTTATCTGTTCCATAAATTACTCTATGGAATCAAGCGAACCACTTTTTCCTTTTTACGAATAAAAAGGTTTGTTCTTGCACTCAAGTAAGGATTTAGCCGTTTCACCCCAAAGATTACTCCTTGAATTCATCCCTTTATGAAAAAGGAGTTCGTCACCTCTCGGATCTGAACGTCACTGTTCGCACCTCTCTCTCCCCAAGAATTACCCTGAAAAAAGGATGGGTATTACCCACTACTTGCTCCCTATTAAAAAACAGGGGAGTGTTCGGACTTTCCTCCTTCTCAATTAAGAGAAAGCGATCATCTCACCCCTTTGAACTATCCTTATAATACCAGAAAAAGGCTGTTCGTCAACAAATTTGACAAATATCTTTCCCGTAGTACAAAAAAGATTGAAATCTTAAAATAAAACCTCTTTAATCAAAGAGGTTCTTTTTTACAATTTAAATTTCCGCCTCATCTGGAGTTAGACAATCAATATTTATTAGCTGAACTGATCTTTCTTCAAGATGTACAGGGAATGGAGCACAATCTTCATTTTCAGCAGCATCAATCAAATTAGATACTGCCATTGCATATCCCTGACTAATTAAAAAATTTTTTGTATTTCGCCAAATAATCACTGATATAAAAGAAAGAGAGATTATCAATAAAATTGATAGTAATCCGATTATAATGTTTGTTTTGCTCATTCTTAATTTGTTATTCATAATGTTAATTCTAATTTTTTTATAAAATAATATTAAAATAAAGTAGATCTTTTTTGCTCATCTAAAGCTTCGTTGGCCAATCTATCAGCTTCCTTATTCTTCTCTCTTGGAATAAGCTTAAAATCAACTTTAGCATATTCAGTTTTTAAATTCCATAGTTGTATGAAAAGATCTTGAATTCTTGGATTTGATACTTTATATTCCCCCTTAATTTGCTTTACCAACAACTCGGAGTCAGCCCTTATTTCAACTTCTGACTTCTTAGCTAACTGCTTACCAAATAGTGCTGTAAATTTCTTAAGAGCATGAATAACAGCCTGGTATTCCGCTTCATTGTTAGTAATATCTTCTCCTAGATAATGAGAATAAGTCTTTACAATCTCCCCCTTTTCATTACAAATTGCCACACCTACAGAAGCAGAACCAGGGTTTCCCCTTGATGCTCCATCTGTATAGATTATTACTTTTTTCATAAATTCTTAAAATATTTAATTAAATCTTTTTTAAAAGCCTCTATATTTTCATTCTTAATACTAAAACCTGCCGCTGGCGGATGACCTCCAAAAGCATTGAGTAATTTAGCACTTTTTTGCATTATCTCAACTGCATTCATCTCTGGAGGAACTCTTACGGCTCCCCGACTCGTTTTCTTTGATTTATTATATAGAAAGACTGGCTTGCCGGTTCTCTGACAGATTTTAGAAGCAGTTGAGCCCAATAGAGCTATTTCCCAATCAGAACCGCCCTCAAAGACAACCGGAGACTCCAGGGACAGATTACTAATCGTCTTCTCAGTTAATTCCTTAACTCTCATCTGTTTTGCAATACTCTTATTAACTAATTTTTTAGCTATTTTTTTAACTTTGTGCTCGCTCTTTGATGTTAAAAGAACATAGCTTTCAGTCTTATGATCATCAATATCAGCAGCACTAAGAGCAGAAACCATTTTTTGAGCAATATCTCTAATCAAAAGGTCGCTATTGATATTATTATTTTCAAGCAAAGCCTTAAGTCCTAATCTTTTTGTTTTCAAAAGAGTTTCCAGTCCCTTATCAATAAAGAATTTATTATCCTCTTCCTGAATCATCATATC
This genomic window from Candidatus Nealsonbacteria bacterium contains:
- the prfB gene encoding peptide chain release factor 2 yields the protein MFDIEDKKKRIKQIDYEFSDPEFWDNKEKVAELNIEFSSLKEEVERIESLYEELNDLEDLSNLEMDHQMLLDLINKAKDFKKRIGKEEIKVLLSQKYDKRNALIHIFAGAGGQDSQDWATILLRMYERYSESQGFKVRIINQSFGEAGGPDGRIGTKEVILEVRGKYVFGILRPERGVHRLVRLSPFSSKSLRHTSFAMVDVLPEIDEKDDRIDINPDEIKVDTFKASSPGGQNVNKRETAIRITHIPTGIVATSQNERMQSVNKEKAMKILMSRLIRHDEEKREKEIQKIKGEKIDFGWGSQIRSYVLHPYKMVKDLRTGVETSDPESVLEGNLDEFIEAGIRWSHQQKKKQIIK
- the murJ gene encoding murein biosynthesis integral membrane protein MurJ, with the protein product MIERILNSRAKTITFAAFLLGLSTFISGLLGILKLRLLASQFELHDLDSYFVAFRFPDLISATLITGGIIVSFLPLFSQYFQKRKEDAWELTNNIISVAITIFSFLCAIVWLFAPFFVDIIVPGFTGPQKELAVSLTRIMFISPLIFSISAVFSGVLQYFDRFLIYALAPIFYNSGIIFGIVVLSRFFETPIYGVAYGVVLGAFLHLLIQIPPAIKCGYKFKFIFNLKDPGIRRMGRLMIPRMVGQASSQISLIAITFIASFLAVGSVAIFNFANNLYLFPVAIIGVSFAVAAFPSFSKHLANGEKRSFFNNFSAAFRRIIFIMLPVSLMTLILRAQIVRLALGGGDFDWAETRLTAAALGVFSLAILFSSFIPLIVRVFFSLQDTRTPAIASVASVVLNIISAFVFTFLFREGGFLHPFIYTIFKLEGIPDIQVVGLAFAVSLATTFQFFLLLYFLKKRMPDLPFMGIWNSFKKTLFASLVMIVASYFTLKLAVVFVELTTFWAVLFQATFSFSMGVIVYLTVLHSLKSRELKGIILSVKKQLKIKNDKRKY
- a CDS encoding DHH family phosphoesterase, producing MKIKNIELVANRIKQAVKDKEKIILYGDADLDGTSSVIILEEVIEELGGKVFTVYFPDREKEGYGINDKALKYLKDKLGKKDALLIVLDCGITNFNEAEIAKKIGFDLVIVDHHQPLDKLPNASIIMDPKQPGDDFPFKNFANTGLVFRLAEEILGKKLLSSKRKSFLELTALATIADMMIQEEDNKFFIDKGLETLLKTKRLGLKALLENNNINSDLLIRDIAQKMVSALSAADIDDHKTESYVLLTSKSEHKVKKIAKKLVNKSIAKQMRVKELTEKTISNLSLESPVVFEGGSDWEIALLGSTASKICQRTGKPVFLYNKSKKTSRGAVRVPPEMNAVEIMQKSAKLLNAFGGHPPAAGFSIKNENIEAFKKDLIKYFKNL
- a CDS encoding septum formation initiator family protein; the encoded protein is MIRGLKRKKEKKSLEMRAISFLFSFAVIFLIFLLLVSNIRIHQRRSELKAQIEIKEQEMNELRLRADYLEGINLTEEDYLIEKMAREQLLLKKEGEEVVVFSFPEEVEEKEKEVISEFIWWNPLTWKIR
- a CDS encoding ribonuclease HI family protein codes for the protein MKKVIIYTDGASRGNPGSASVGVAICNEKGEIVKTYSHYLGEDITNNEAEYQAVIHALKKFTALFGKQLAKKSEVEIRADSELLVKQIKGEYKVSNPRIQDLFIQLWNLKTEYAKVDFKLIPREKNKEADRLANEALDEQKRSTLF
- the lepA gene encoding translation elongation factor 4; protein product: MIKGNIRNFSIIAHIDHGKSTLADRILELTGTVTRDKMQEQFLDNMELERERGITIKLQPVRMNYKSNGQEYIINMIDTPGHVDFSYEVSRSLAAVEGVVLLVDATKGIQAQTLANLELAQKQKLVIIPVINKIDLPGARTDDVAEDISEIIDVHPDQVLRISAKNNINVDKVLEEIITKIPAPEADDQKPLRALIFDSKYDSFKGVLSYCRVVEGVMKRGDRVYLIATNAKGDAKEIGYFLPALTSKPEIKSGEMGYIATGIKEPGMVRVGDTITQLENRGISPLPGYKELNPVVFVSFYPESNDDFGLLREALEKLKLTDPALTFEPEFKEVLGRGFRCGFLGSLHVEIISERLRREFDLELVISSPSVVYKIIDNKDKEKLIMSASDWPDPSGIKETQEPWVLLEIMTPASYMGGIMELLNVFGGKYIDTKYFKGDKIMIVYETPLRKIITGFHDKVKSITQGYASFNYNIIGFRKGDLVKLEVLVGFNVEEAFSKIIAKDEAFTEGRKLVEKLKEVLPSQQFSLAIQARIYGKIIARETVKAKRRDVTAPLYGGDVTRKRKLLERQKKGKKKLQERSDRINIPTESYLKVFKD